One segment of Gasterosteus aculeatus chromosome 3, fGasAcu3.hap1.1, whole genome shotgun sequence DNA contains the following:
- the LOC120816251 gene encoding transcription factor HES-1-B codes for MPAGTLERTSLTAAAATPAAGKPRALTEHRKSSKPIMEKRRRARINESLGQLKTLILDALKKDSSRHSKLEKADILEMTVKHLRNLQRHRMTAAVNTDPSVLGKYGAGFSECVGEVTRFLSTCDGMNTEVRTRLLGHLASCITQINAVNLCTPHPVAPGPAQTGAQITAASAPLTPSKSVSSMHASPEAIKLYGGFQVVPTRDGQFAFLVPGTALLPQNSHAVSPVAPRVTLDPVWRPW; via the exons ATGCCAGCCGGTACTTTGGAGAGAACGTCTCTCACCGCCGCTGCGGCCACACCGGCGGCCGGGAAGCCTCGCGCCCTGACAGAGCACAGGAAG tCTTCCAAACCGATCATGGAAAAGCGGAGACGTGCGCGCATCAACGAGAGTCTGGGCCAGCTGAAGACTCTCATCCTGGACGCACTCAAGAAGGAT AGCTCCAGACATTCCAAACTGGAGAAGGCCGATATCCTTGAGATGACTGTGAAGCACCTCAGGAACTTGCAGCGACACAGGATGACTG CTGCGGTGAACACAGACCCGTCCGTCCTGGGTAAATACGGAGCCGGGTTCAGCGAGTGTGTCGGAGAGGTCACCCGCTTCCTTTCCACGTGTGACGGGATGAATACGGAGGTGAGGACTCGTCTCCTTGGCCACCTGGCGTCCTGCATCACCCAAATCAACGCTGTGAACCTCTGCACGCCTCACCCAGTTGCCCCGGGACCGGCACAGACCGGTGCACAGATCACAGCCGCCTCGGCTCCACTGACGCCTTCCAAAAGCGTCTCGTCAATGCACGCTTCCCCAGAAGCGATAAAGCTGTACGGTGGCTTCCAGGTGGTGCCGACAAGGGATGGACAGTTTGCTTTTCTTGTTCCCGGCACAGCGCTCCTGCCTCAAAACAGTCATGCCGTGTCACCTGTTGCACCCCGGGTCACCCTGGACCCTGTGTGGAGACCCTGGTAG